From the Anaeromusa acidaminophila DSM 3853 genome, the window CCACATCCCGGCTGCGCTGCTCCACATCGCGTCCTCGCTCCAGCACCAGCGGCCGATAGCCATGCCGAGCCAACGCCAAGGCGGCAAAGAGCCCTGCTGGGCCTAGGCCCACTACTACAGGCCGCCCGCTTAAGGGCGTTGTTCCCAGGAGGATCGGAGGCCGTTCTTTGGGCTGTCCCAAAACAACATCCCGATCATTACGAAGTTTTTTGCATACCGCCTTTTCCAGCGGCGTTTCTACCTGCAGGGTATGGACAAAAGAAATATGCGGCTTACGCCGCGCGTCCACCGCCCGGCGGACAATTCGCACCTTTTGGATGTCTGCTTCTTTTAGCCCCAGCCGTTTAGCGGCGGCTGAGGCTAAAGGAGTTTCATCCTCCAGAGCGGTACGAAAATTATGAATGACTATCAAACTGCTTGCTCCTATCTTTAAAAAACGCTTTAGCGCTCTACACTAATTTGCACACGTACTTTAGTCGGCTGGAAAACCACGCCCGGCTGCGCCTGCAAGTTCAATTCCCGATCTATATTACCATTCACCTGCGATAAGTCAATGATTTCCGTAGAAATATAAGGCATTCCGTCTAACACAGCCTTATCGCCTTGCGCTTCTACCTTATTAGGCACAATTACCATACGGGTAATCTTGGTTCCCAACGGCAATTGCCCCTGGAAAGCGGCTTCCACATCCAGTTGTTTCTTGATCTGCGGTTTAGACCAAGCAACAAGCACATGCGATACATCGGGTGTAATGGTGACGCCTTCCGCCATCCGGCCTTCACTATTTAAAGCCAAAATAGGAGCTTCCACTTCAAAGGAAGCATCCTTGCCGCTGGCGTCGACGGTTACCACGACCTGGCTGACCGCTGCTACAGCGCTGCGCAGACCTTCTATACGCACTTGTTTCACCGAAGAATCCGTCTTCACACTAGCCGTCTGCGGCTCTGGGCTGCCATTTAGGCGCAATTCTACAGGCACTACTTTAGAGATAATCATTTCCAAGGTAATAGGTACAGGGTTCGGCTGAATCTCTAGCAATTCTACGCCGCTAGGCACATTGACCTGAAACCGGGGCGTATGCTTCCCTTCGCTCAGTCCCTTTAGGTCCAGCACCGCCTTCATATCCGCCGGATTCAAATACGCCACAGCGCTGCGCGGCCCTTTGACACGGACGCGCACGGTTTCCGGCAATTGATGCACTACTAAATCGCTGGCCAGATTGTGTACCTCTACAGGTACGCTATAGCTGACCTCTGCCGGCGGATTTTGTTCATTCATTACATAAAGCCACAAAAAAATAGCGGAAAAAAGCGCTAACAGCTTCATCGCCAAATTTCTGCGCAATAAGTTCGCCAATCCCTGCATCACAGCTTATTGCCTCCAATTAAAGAAGTCCCCAAGACTCGTATGACGCTGCACAACCAAGGGCCGCAGCATTTCCTTCAAGCTTTCCGTATCTAAATAGCGGGTCAGCTTACCGGATCGCGCTACGGAAATCGTGCCGGTTTCCTCGCTGACTACCACCACTACGGCGTCCGTCTGTTCCGTTATACCGATCGCCGCCCTGTGACGCGTCCCCAGCTCTTTACTTAAGCTGCGGTCTTCCGTCAAAGGAAGCAAACAGCCCACCGCCAGGACACGATTGCCGCGCAGTACCGCGGCGCCGTCATGCATAGGCGTATTAGGAATAAAAATATTAATCAGGAATTCATTGGACACAATACCGTCAACTTTGATCCCTGTTTCCGTATAATCCCCCAAGCCAGTCTCTCGTTCCAGCACCAATAGCGCGCCAATTTTGTTTTTTGCGAGCACCGCAACGGCCTTAGCCATTTCCTGCAAGAAATCCTCGGTTTCTTCCTCATTCAAAAAGGCGTTCTTACGAAACAACTTACCGCGCCCTAATTGCTCCAACGCTCGCCGCAGCTCCGGTTGAAACACCACAGGCAAAGCCACGAGCATAACAGTAACCGTCTTTTGCAGCAGCCAGTAGACCACATTTAAGCCCAGCCACTTGCTTCCCGCCGTAGCCAAAAGAAGCAGCATCAGCCCTTTTACCAATGCCGCTGCGCGAGTGTCGCGAATCATATAATACAACCGATATAATACAAAGGCAACTATAATAATGTCAATCACGTCAAGACCGCTCAACGTGGCCAGGATCACTTCAATTTGCGACATCATGGCGAAAACCCCTCACGCTGCTCATACTCAGCCCATAAATTCATACATATTCATTTTTTATTCGTTCTTTAGCAGCTCAATCCCTTTTTACAAATTGATTTTTTTCGGTTGCCTTCAGCATTTTCTTGGTATAAGTGCAAAAATGAGACCATAGACGGTCTCAAAAAAACCAGGTCCACGCTTTTACCGCATGGACCCGGGAAAAAAGTCTTAAATTTTGGTTACTTCATCAACCCAACCGAACTTGTCGGCAATTTTGCCGGATTGAATACCTGTAACATGATCAAACAGCTTCTGCGCAAAAGGACCAGTCTTGTTATCGTGAATGCTGATCTTATGTCCCTTCCAGCAAAGCTCGCCTACCGGCGAGATAACCGCTGCCGTACCTGTGCCAAATACTTCTTCCAGCTGCCCTTTGGCATGAGCTTCGAATACTTCATCAATGGAAATAGCCCGTTCTTCTGCCGGTACGCCCCAGTCTTTACAGAGCTCCAACACAGTTCGCCGGGTCATACCGCCAAGGATGCTGCCATTCAGCGCCGGAGTAATGACTTTACCGCCAATTTTAAAGCAGATATTCATCGTACCTACTTCTTCAATGTACTTGCGCTCACAGGCGTCGAGCCAGAGTACCTGCGCAAAGCCTTCTTTCTTCGCTTCAATCTGCGCTTTCAAGCTGGCTGCGTAGTTCGCCGGCGTTTTGGCTTCGCCAAGGCCGCCTTTGATAGCCCGTACATAATGATCTTCTACTTTGATGGCTACTGGATTAAAGCCTTCGGCGTAATATGCGCCGACCGGCGAAAGGATAATAAACAGCTTATAGCGGTCCGAACTTTTTACTCCCACGTAGGGATCGTCGGCAATAACAAAAGGACGTACATACAAGGACGTACCTTCGCCTTTAGGCACCCAGCGTTTTTCCAGTTCGACCAGCTTATGCAGTCCTTCCCGCAGCAGCTCCGTGTCCATCTGAGGAATACAGAGAATATCCGCCGAGCGGTTGAACCGAGCAAGATAGTCGCGTGTCCGGAAAATGACAACACGGTCATCATCGGTTTTGAAGGCTTTAATTCCTTCAAAAATACCTTGGCCGTAATGAAGGATCATAGCCGCCGGAGAAAGGTCAAAATCGCCATAAGGCTCAATCCGCGGCGAATGCCACCCTTTACCGGTCTCATAATCCATGACAAACATGTGGTCCGTAAAGTAGTGACCAAAGCCGAGCTTATCCTGCGGGGGAAGCTCCTTGGGTGTAGTTACCTTTGTTACTTTAATTTCCGCCATAGTCTGACTGCCTCCTTCTCATGCATACAACCTGTAATAAGTCCGCTAGCATTAGACCCATTATATATCGTTTTTTGTATACATGTCAAGGAAGCTTTGCTGTTTTCGGATAATTTCTTCTGCAGCTTCCATAGCCAGCTTTACCTGTGTCGGAGACGTGCCGCCGAAAGAATTGCGGTTTTCCACGCAAGTCTCCACCTTGATTGCTTCTAGGATATCTTCCTCGAAAAGCGTTGAGAACTGTTGGAACTCGGCGATGGATAAATCCATCAGCCATTTTTCCTGTTCAATGCAATACCGTACCGTCTTACCGACCACTTCATGAGCCTGGCGGAAAGGCAGCCCTTTTTTCACCAGGTAATCCGCCATATCGGTGGCATTGGAGAAATCATGGCGCACAGCCTGCTCCATCTTTTCCTGGCGTACCCGCAAGCCGCGGATCATGGCCGCATAGACCGCTAAGCTGAATTTAATGGTATCGATAGCATCAAACAAGCCTTCCTTGTCTTCCTGCAAATCCTTGTTATACGCCAACGGCAAGCCTTTTACCGTCGTCAACATGGCCATCAAGTGACCAATGACCCGGCCGCTTTTGCCGCGCACCAGTTCCGCCATATCGGGATTTTTCTTCTGAGGCATGATGCTGGAGCCTGTACAATGAGCGTCATCCAGTTCAATAAAAGCAAACTCCGCTGAAGACCAAAGAATGATTTCTTCACTGATCCGAGATAAGTGCACCATCAGGATGGACGCGAAGGAAAGGAATTCCAAAATGTAGTCGCGATCGCTTACAGCATCCAGACTGTTTTGGTACACTTGCGCAAACCCAAGCTGCTCCGCCACATAGTGGCGGTCGATCGGGAAGGTTGTGCCTGCCAGCGCTCCCGCCCCCAAGGGCAGAATGTCCGTCCGGCGCTGCACGCCCTGGAGGCGTTCAAAATCCCGCGCCAGCATGAAAAAGTACGCCATCATGTGGTGAGAGAACAAAATCGGCTGCGCCCGCTGCAGGTGCGTGTAGCCAGGCATAATAACCTGCAGATTGTTCTGCGCCGCCTCTACAAAGGCCTTTTGCAAGTCTTCCAGCAGTTTCGCAATTTCGCCGATTTCCCGGCGCACATACATGTGCGTATCCACCGCCACCTGATCATTGCGGCTGCGCGCCGTATGCAGCTTGCCGCCGACAGCGCCGATGCGCTCGGTCAAGCGCTTTTCAATATTCATGTGAATGTCTTCTAAAGACACTTCAAAGGAAAAATTACCGGCTTCAATATCCGCCAGAATGTCTTGCAGTCCTTGACGAATCGATGCGGCTTCTGCGTCCGTCAGGATGCCGCACCGCGCCAGCATAGCCGCATGGGCCATGCTGCCGGCAATATCTTCTCTGTACATTCTCTTATCAAAAGAGATGGAGGAGTTAAACTCCTCCATCATGGCGTCGGTCGTTTTGGTGAAACGTCCACCCCACATGCTCTTACTCATTTTATACCTGCCTCTTTTTGCATCAGTGCCCGCACTTTGAGCGGCAAGCCGAAGAGGTTGATAAACCCTTCCGCATCCGCTTGATTGTATACTTCGTCACGGCCAAAGGTAACAAAGCCTTCATGGTACAAGGAATACGGAGACTTGCTGCCGGCGCTCAGAATGTTGCCTTTATACAGCTTCATGCGCACAGTGCCGGTAACGGTTTGCTGCGTGCTGTCCACAAAAGCGTCCAGCGCTTCACGCAGCGGCGAATACCACATGCCGTCATAAACCAGTTCGCCGTAACGAATGGCGGTCTGCTCTTTGAAGTGCAGCGTCGCCCGATCCAGCGTAAGGTATTCCAACTCGCGATGAGCATAGTACAAAATAGCGCCGCCAGGAGTTTCGTATACGCCGCGGGACTTCATGCCCACCAAACGGTTTTCTACGATATCCGCAATGCCGATGCCGTGCTTGGCGCCAATGGCGTTCAGCTTGGTCACCAAAGCTACGCTGTCGAGTTTTTCACCGTTGACGCTGACAGGGATGCCTTTTTCAAAACCAAGTTCTAAGTACTCCGCCTCATCAGGAGCCTGCTCCGGATGATTGGTAACCATGTACAAATCCATCGGCGGCTCGTTGGAGGGGAACTCCAAGTCAGCGCCTTCATGGCTGAGATGCCAAATGTTGCGATCCATGCTGTACGGGCGTTTTTTAGTAACCGGCACAGGAACATTGTGTTTTTCCGCATAGTCGATGGCGTCTTCACGAGAACGAATGTCCCACAGCCGCCAAGGAGCGATAATTTTCAGATGTGGAGCCAAGGCTTTCACAGTCAGTTCAAAACGAACCTGGTCATTGCCTTTACCGGTAGCGCCGTGAGCGATAGCGTCTGCGCCTTCTTTTTCAGCGATAGCCACCATGGCTTTGGCGATCAACGGCCGAGCGAAAGAGGTGCCCAGCAGATATTTTCCTTCGTATACAGCGCCGGCTTTCAGCGTCGGCCATACATACTCTTCCAGGAAGGGTTTCACCAAGTCTTCGACGTAAATCTTGCTGGCGCCCGAAGCAATAGCTTTCTCCCGAACGATATCCAGTTCGTCGCCTTGGCCGATATCGGCGCACATGGCGATAACCTCGCAGCCATTATAGTTTTCTTTCAGCCAGGGAATGATTACCGAAGTATCCAGGCCTCCCGAGTAGGCCAATACCACTTTTTTGATTTCACTCATTGTAACTTCCTCCTCGCTTATTTGCCCATTACCAGGGCCATGATGGCTTTTTGCACATGCAGCCGGTTTTCCGCTTCGTCAAAGACTACCGATTGCGGACCTTCCAGAACGTCTTCGGTAATCTCTTCGCCGCGATGCGCCGGCAGACAGTGCAGGACAATGGCCTTTTTATCGGCCGCAGCCAGCACTTGCTGGTTGATTTGATAGTTTTTGAAAACGGCCTGGCGCGCCACCTGTTCGCTTTCCATACCCATGCTGGCCCAGACGTCGGTGTAGAGAACATCCGCTCCGGCGGCTGCTTCCAGCACGTCTTGCGTCAGCTCAATACGACTGCCGGTGTTTTGAGCCACCTGCTTTGCCGCAGCTACAATCCCCGCGTTCGGCTCGTATGCCGTGGGAGTGGAAACGGAAATATCCATGCCGAATTTGGCACAGCCATGCATCAGTGAGTGAACCATATTGTTGCCGTCACCGATGTAGGCCATCTTTAACCCTTTCAAAGAGCCTTTATGCTCTCGAATGGTCAAAAGGTCCGCCATCGCCTGACACGGATGCAGCCGGTCCGTAAGGCCGTTAATGACCGGAATATCCGCATACGCAGCCAGCTCTTCCACTTCCGCATGAGAAAAAGTGCGAATCATAATGCCGTCCAAGTAGCGCGATAGCACACGGGCCGTATCTTTTACAGGTTCGCCGCGGCCAATCTGCAGATCATTGGAGCTTAAAAACAGCGCTTGCCCTCCGAGCTGCCACATGCCGACTTCGAAAGAAACCCGGGTGCGGGTGGAGGATTTTTGGAAAATCATGCCCAGCGTTTTACCGCGCAAGATCGGATGCGCCTCTCCTTGCTGTTGCTTTTTTTTCAAATCCGCCGCCACCGTCAGCACTTGTTCCAGTTCTTCCGTAGACCATTCCTGTATTGATAAAAAATCCCTGCCGTATAGGCTCATGGCTATCCCTCGCTTTTTCCATTATACAAAGATATTCCTCACGCTGTCAAAACGCACCGTGTTCTTTCAGCACGCTGTCCAGAACAGCGATCACTTCTTCTATATGCGCTGCAGTAATATTTAGCGGCGGTACAAACCGCAGCACATTGCCTGCAGTGCAATTGATAATAATGCCTTTTTCCAGGCAAGCTTCCACAATGCCTCGTCCCTGGCCGGCCAGTTCCGCGCCAACAATCAGGCCGCGGCCCCGAACCGTAGTGATGATGCCCGGATATTTTTGCGCCAGCTGCCGCAGTTTGTCCTGCAGCAATTGCCCCAGCTTGTTGGCATTATCCAGCAGGTTTTCTTGCTCCATAGCTTCCAAGACAGCCAAGGCCGCCGCACAAGCCAACGGATTGCCGCCGAAGGTGCTGCCGTGATCGCCGGCATGAAATACCTGGGCCACTTCTTCTTTGGCCAAGAAGGCGCCAATCGGCACGCCGCCAGCAAGCCCTTTGGCCAGAGTAACA encodes:
- the argF gene encoding ornithine carbamoyltransferase; amino-acid sequence: MSLYGRDFLSIQEWSTEELEQVLTVAADLKKKQQQGEAHPILRGKTLGMIFQKSSTRTRVSFEVGMWQLGGQALFLSSNDLQIGRGEPVKDTARVLSRYLDGIMIRTFSHAEVEELAAYADIPVINGLTDRLHPCQAMADLLTIREHKGSLKGLKMAYIGDGNNMVHSLMHGCAKFGMDISVSTPTAYEPNAGIVAAAKQVAQNTGSRIELTQDVLEAAAGADVLYTDVWASMGMESEQVARQAVFKNYQINQQVLAAADKKAIVLHCLPAHRGEEITEDVLEGPQSVVFDEAENRLHVQKAIMALVMGK
- the argH gene encoding argininosuccinate lyase — its product is MSKSMWGGRFTKTTDAMMEEFNSSISFDKRMYREDIAGSMAHAAMLARCGILTDAEAASIRQGLQDILADIEAGNFSFEVSLEDIHMNIEKRLTERIGAVGGKLHTARSRNDQVAVDTHMYVRREIGEIAKLLEDLQKAFVEAAQNNLQVIMPGYTHLQRAQPILFSHHMMAYFFMLARDFERLQGVQRRTDILPLGAGALAGTTFPIDRHYVAEQLGFAQVYQNSLDAVSDRDYILEFLSFASILMVHLSRISEEIILWSSAEFAFIELDDAHCTGSSIMPQKKNPDMAELVRGKSGRVIGHLMAMLTTVKGLPLAYNKDLQEDKEGLFDAIDTIKFSLAVYAAMIRGLRVRQEKMEQAVRHDFSNATDMADYLVKKGLPFRQAHEVVGKTVRYCIEQEKWLMDLSIAEFQQFSTLFEEDILEAIKVETCVENRNSFGGTSPTQVKLAMEAAEEIIRKQQSFLDMYTKNDI
- a CDS encoding branched-chain amino acid aminotransferase, producing MAEIKVTKVTTPKELPPQDKLGFGHYFTDHMFVMDYETGKGWHSPRIEPYGDFDLSPAAMILHYGQGIFEGIKAFKTDDDRVVIFRTRDYLARFNRSADILCIPQMDTELLREGLHKLVELEKRWVPKGEGTSLYVRPFVIADDPYVGVKSSDRYKLFIILSPVGAYYAEGFNPVAIKVEDHYVRAIKGGLGEAKTPANYAASLKAQIEAKKEGFAQVLWLDACERKYIEEVGTMNICFKIGGKVITPALNGSILGGMTRRTVLELCKDWGVPAEERAISIDEVFEAHAKGQLEEVFGTGTAAVISPVGELCWKGHKISIHDNKTGPFAQKLFDHVTGIQSGKIADKFGWVDEVTKI
- a CDS encoding CdaR family protein, with translation MQGLANLLRRNLAMKLLALFSAIFLWLYVMNEQNPPAEVSYSVPVEVHNLASDLVVHQLPETVRVRVKGPRSAVAYLNPADMKAVLDLKGLSEGKHTPRFQVNVPSGVELLEIQPNPVPITLEMIISKVVPVELRLNGSPEPQTASVKTDSSVKQVRIEGLRSAVAAVSQVVVTVDASGKDASFEVEAPILALNSEGRMAEGVTITPDVSHVLVAWSKPQIKKQLDVEAAFQGQLPLGTKITRMVIVPNKVEAQGDKAVLDGMPYISTEIIDLSQVNGNIDRELNLQAQPGVVFQPTKVRVQISVER
- a CDS encoding argininosuccinate synthase; translated protein: MSEIKKVVLAYSGGLDTSVIIPWLKENYNGCEVIAMCADIGQGDELDIVREKAIASGASKIYVEDLVKPFLEEYVWPTLKAGAVYEGKYLLGTSFARPLIAKAMVAIAEKEGADAIAHGATGKGNDQVRFELTVKALAPHLKIIAPWRLWDIRSREDAIDYAEKHNVPVPVTKKRPYSMDRNIWHLSHEGADLEFPSNEPPMDLYMVTNHPEQAPDEAEYLELGFEKGIPVSVNGEKLDSVALVTKLNAIGAKHGIGIADIVENRLVGMKSRGVYETPGGAILYYAHRELEYLTLDRATLHFKEQTAIRYGELVYDGMWYSPLREALDAFVDSTQQTVTGTVRMKLYKGNILSAGSKSPYSLYHEGFVTFGRDEVYNQADAEGFINLFGLPLKVRALMQKEAGIK
- the cdaA gene encoding diadenylate cyclase CdaA — translated: MMSQIEVILATLSGLDVIDIIIVAFVLYRLYYMIRDTRAAALVKGLMLLLLATAGSKWLGLNVVYWLLQKTVTVMLVALPVVFQPELRRALEQLGRGKLFRKNAFLNEEETEDFLQEMAKAVAVLAKNKIGALLVLERETGLGDYTETGIKVDGIVSNEFLINIFIPNTPMHDGAAVLRGNRVLAVGCLLPLTEDRSLSKELGTRHRAAIGITEQTDAVVVVVSEETGTISVARSGKLTRYLDTESLKEMLRPLVVQRHTSLGDFFNWRQ